Below is a window of Undibacterium sp. YM2 DNA.
CACAAAAGCTGCTTTGCAACAATTTATAAGCGAGACCAGAGCCAAGAAAGTAGATGCTCGAATATGGATATTACCTCAGCTCAAGCAGTTAAATGTGCTGCCTTCGACTGCATTAGGGATAATTTTTTCTGTTTATAAACCGAATGTCATTGGAGTAATCGAGTACAACGGTGCAAAAAGACACTATGAAAGAGAATCTGTCCAAGGAGTAAATCTTAACTTAGATCCCAATCAACAAATACAACGAAGCCAGCACGCTTTATATAATTATGGCGCGAAATATTCTAACGTAAAGGGAGAAATGGCCTCCATTTATGTACGAGAAGCATTGGCAAAAAATGCCGGCGTAGAGTTTAGTGAAAAACAAACGCTTACCAATACGTTGAAAGAGCTATTTCAACAATTTTTTCCAGACAAACAATTTTTAGGTCCGGTTGCAACTAAAGAGGGTTATTTGAAATTCCCTGTTAAGACACAGTCCGGAACTGAACATGATCTTAACGAGCTTAGTTCGGGTGAAAAAGAAATACTCTTTGGCTATCTGAGGCTGAGAAATTCAGCTCCTAAAAATTCTGTAATTCTATTGGACGAACCCGAGCTACATTTAAACCCAAGACTGTTAAGGGGGCTTCCTAGCTTTTATCACAAAAATCTTGGCATCTCTTTAAATAATCAAATTTGGCTTGTTACTCATTCTGATGCTTTGTTACGGGAATCCGTCGGTGCTGGTGATTTTTCTGTATTTCACATGTCACCATCAAAAGGAACCAATGACAATCAAGTCAGATTGATTACGATGGAAATCGAAATGGAACGAGCCATCGTTAACTTAGTCGGTGATCTTGCATCATATAGACCGGGAGCGAAGGTAGTAATTTTAGAAGGAGAAGATTCTGAGTTTGATCGAAAAATGATTGGCGCTTTGTTCCCACAGTTCAGCAATGAAGTTAACACGATATCAGGTGGTAACAAAACTGGCGTAAAGCGTCTTCGTGAAGCAATGGAAAAAGCAGCACGAGATGGAAATATTCCGATAAAAGTTCTGTCAATAACAGACGCTGATTTAGACGAGACCTTAGTTAATGATGAAAATTCATCTTGGCAGTGGAATGTATACCACATTGAAAATTATTTACTTGAGCCAAGTATCATAAGAAAAGTGCTAATAGATATTCGTCCAGGAGGTAATATACCCAATGAAGATCAAATCTACGAATCTCTTCTACAAGCTGCGAAAGAATGTGTTCATTCACTCGTAAGGCATGTTATTCAACTGGAAGTCAATCAGCAGATTGTTGGACTTGTGAACACTAAGACAAATCCCAAACAATCCTCTATAGCAGATAACCTTTTCGAGGTATTAAGTGCATCAAAATCACGTCTCGACAACGCGTTTCAGTCGTCATTTACGATTGATAAATTGCGGGAAAGAGAGGCTAATTTACAAACTGAATTCTGTGCGTACCTAAGTAACGGTTTATGGAAACAAAAACATAGAGGAAGAGATATTTTGAGACGTTTTTCAGGTCAGTATGTGACAGAAATGAAATATGAAATTTTCCGCAATTTAATAATATCAAAAATGGCATCAATGGGATATCAGCCACCCGGTATGAAATCAGTTATTGATTCCATTTTGGCAGTCTAGCTGCGTAATTTCAATTAAACTCTCGACTTGATTAATTTCTAATTTATTTATTAGCCATCATTAGAAATGTGAATAATCAAAGTATTTTCTGTATTCTTTGCCTAGCCGCCTCATAAGCCTGACTTTTATCCCGCTTCCCCACCGCGAGGACAAGCACAGTAATAGTGTTGTCGTTGACTTCATACACCAATCTGTAGCCACTATCCCGCAGTTTAATTTTATAAGCGTTTTTCATGTCAGCGCCACTGAGCCGGGCAGAAGGAACATGAGGATGTTGCAGGCGTTTGATCAGATGTTTTTTAAATTGCGCCTGTATGGTGTGATCAAGCTTTTTCCATTCTTTGAGCGCGGCCTCGTTAAATACAAGTTCATAAGTCATCCAAAGACACTTTCACGGTTTTGCCGTGGCGGCGTTTTCTGACCAGTTCTGCCAGGTCAATATCTTCCAGCTTTTCCATCATGACTTCAAAGGCATCTGCCGGAACCAGATAAGCAGTCGCACGGTTGTGATTAAGAATGGCCACCGGCTCAATACCTGCTTCTTCTATCACAGCACCAGGATTGCGGCGGAGCTCGGTAATGCTTACGGTAGCGTTGGCATAGATTGCATTAGTCATTGTCATAAGCGTATGGTTTGATGTAGGTTGGTTCAATAACAATGTCAGCTTCTTTGGTATCTGAACACGTATTGTCTTTGTATGTGCGTTTGGATTTAACTCAAATGACACTTAATTATACACTTTTTAATGCACTGAATATGCTGCATTATTATATCCAAATTGGAACATTCGCAAGTCAGCACAAATGTCCCGGCAATAACAATGTGGCAAAGAGTTAAAGTTCTCGGTTTTACCTCCCCACCCCATCCCCCGCAAACCCAATCACCGAAGCATTCGCCCAGTTAGCACAAACCTCTGTCTTACCCGTTGCTTTAACGCCCGTAGTCTTCAATTTAAGTTTGCTGATGCCCCGTATGTCCAGCTCAGGTTTGACGACTGCTGGAGCGGTAATGAGGCCGCTGTCGAATAATAATTTATCGTCGCCCCATACCTGGAATTGCAGGCCGCCGTTGTTGCGGCAGCTGTCGTCTATGCCGACGTCGGCGCGGAAAGTTTGCCAGTCGCCTTTGAGCTGGTAGCTGATTTCGCTGTTGCCAGCGACGCCCAGGCCTTTGTGGAAACGCAGGCCGTTCATTTGCATGCTGCTTTGCATACCGGTTTGCTTACTAACATCGCGCTTGACTGATTTGGCGCTCGCAACGCTATAGGCCTGGTCTTTGGCGTAGCCGTTCTTGTTGCCAGCGATGGCACTAGCAACAGCATCCGACAAATAGGTTTGCAGCTTGGCTTTCTCAGGTGCTGGTTTTTCCAGGATGCTGAATTCTGAAATCGTGATCGGGCTGACGACTACCGGGTTGAAGGCGTTGTAGGCCTTGACTGGTTTGGCTTCGCCTGTGCTGGTCAATACCATGGGGTCTTGGGCGTCGCCGTCGTCGTTCTGGTCGTGGGTGCTGAGGACGCGGAAGCGGAACAGGCGGCCTGCTTTGGCCGCGAATTCTACTTTTTGTTTGCCCTCTTGTTTTTTGAGCTGGCCAGTGTAGATGGGTTTGCCCCATTCGCCGTTGGTGTCGGCCAGGTAGATTTCAAAGTCTTTGACCTGGCCGTATTGCCAGTTCTTGTCATTGCGCGGGGCGATTTCAAAACCGTTGATCATCCGGCGCTCGCCGAGGGCGAGGCTGAATTCGTGTGCGCCTGTCTTTTGTGACTGGTCACGCACGGTGCGGAACCAGGTGCCGGGTTTGCCGTCGAAGGCTTTTTCCAGCGGGTGGCCGGGTTCTTCTGCCGGGCGGCTCAGCACGATGAGGCTGTCTGCGGCGATACTGTTGCCGAGATCTGGTGCGGGCGGGTAGTCTGCTGTTGTCGCGAGTTGCTTGTTCGCGGCAACGGCCAGGCGGAACTGGTAAGCCTGGTTGACGGGCAGCTTGGCAGTCTTGATATGGACAGTGCCGTATTTTTCTGTGGCGTCAAAATACCAGCCGTTGCTGGCTTTGTTGTAATCTGCGCGGTTGCTGTATGTCTGCAGGGTTTGCTCACCAAAGTGCACTGCATCTGGCTGTACCCGGGTGTGGACTTGCAGTTGCAGGGCGCGCTGCTGTTCCATGCCTTGGTAGCTGCCATTGACAGCGCCGACGCTGATGCTGATGTCGCCTGCGCGGTTTTCTGGCGCATCTACACTGAAGGTTTGCAGGCTGGATTTGCCGCTCTGGTACTGGCGGCTTTCACCATCGTCTTCATACAGGGTGAAGCTGGATTTGCCATGTGGGTAGATGTCCAGCGTCAGCACGTCTTTGGGTACCTGGCCATCGTACAGGGCGACCGGGTACATGGGCAAAATCGCACCGGCGCGTACCATGACGGGCAGTTTGTCCAGCGTGACTTGCTGGTCGATGACTTTGCCTTTGGCGTCTGCTGTCACGACGCGGCCATCCCAGTAATCTATCCACTGGCCTTGCGGCAGGTAGATGCCTTTGCGCCAGCCTTTGCTGGCGGCCTGGCTGCGATACACTGGTGCGACCAGGAAGTCTTTGCCGAGCATGAACTGGTATTTGTAGTTCTCGTTATTGGCATTGGGGTCTTGCGGGTGATCCCACATCAGGCCACGCACGATGGGTGCGCCGCTCTGTTCTGCTTCATGCGCATAGGTGTACATATAGGGCATGAGGCGCATCTTGAGTTTGAGGTAATCGCGGTTGATGCTGCGGTAGGGTTCGTCAAACCACCAGGGGTGTTTGCGTTCTGACTTTGACCAACCGGACATGCCCATGAGTACGGGCGTGAATGTCTTCCATTGCAGGTCACGCGTGAAGGTTTCGGGGCTGCCGCCAAAGATGCCATCGACATCGCCGGTGGCATAGGCCTGGCCGGACAGGCCCGAGCCTATCAGCGTGGGGATGTGCCAGCGTATGTAGTCCCAACTGCCGGACTGGTCACCTGTCCAGGTGACGGCATAGCGTTGTGTGCCTGCCCAGCCCATGACGGTCCAGACGAAGGGGCGTGCGTTTGAATTATCGAGTATGCCTTGTGCAGCGGCCATGTTGGCATCGAGCGAGAACTGGTAGCCTTTGCCTGTCCAGGCGACGTCGAGCTTTTGCGCGCGTGTGCCTGCGGTGCCGACTTCCCAAGCGATTTTATCGACGCCGTTTTCTGTCCACAGGCCGGTGCGGAAGCCATGTTTTTTTAAGCCAGCGACGGTATCTGGCAGGTTGGTATAGCCGCAGCCGTAACCATCGTTAGGCAAAATCCAGCCGCCGGGCATGTCGTGCTCGCGGTATTTGGCCGCTACGATTGCCACCACATCTGGCGTCTTGCCTGTGGGGCCATCACTCCAGCCTGTGGGCACGGTGCCGGGCTTTTTGCTGTTGTCGCCGTCGTTGTAGCAATCGGCATCGCCATATTCATAGGCCCAGCGTGGCAAGAGTTTGGCGCGGCCTGTGAGCTCAGTGTAACTTGCCAGCACGTCCTTGATGCTGTCGCCTACGAAGTAATAGGCGTCGAAGCGTTTTTCCTGATGGCTGGTGGAGAGGTATTCATTCGAGCGGAAATCATAGCTGCCGTTGCTCCAGGTATTGCGCAAGACGCCGTAACCTTTGCTACTCATGTAGAACGGCGCGGGGCTGGGCCTGTCGCCCTCTTCCCAACCGCCGGAATAAGATACCTCAAGTTGCTTGCCCTTGAAAGCATAGCTGCCGTTTTGCTGGCCACCACCAAAAAAGGCTTCATCGGCTGTGCTGGAGAGTATCTGGAAGCTGGCCTTGTCACCGAGTTCCAGTGGCTGTTTTTCTTCCCACAGCAGGGTCTTGTTGTCGGCCTTGTAGAGCGCCAGGCGAACGGGTGAACGATAGATGCGCAAGGCCATGGCAGATGTCTGCACCAGTTGATAGCCGTCTGGCGCAGTGACGCTGACCGGGAAATCCGCATAATCTTTTTTAAGCACGATAGGCGCAGCCTTGTCACCGGCCTCCAGCAACTGCCCCTTGCTACCCGCCCAGACACGGAACAGATCAGGCTTGAGCAAACTGATGCGGACGATGCTGCCTTCATCCGTCGTGAACTCTATCTGGCGTTGCGCACTGACAGACAAGTTGCGCATATTGCCCAGGGGTGCGGCATGGCTGGTGGACGGTGAAGATGCCAGCAGGCTGGAGATAAAGGTGGAAACCAAACCTGCGATAAGGGTCTTGCGCAATGGTGGATGCATGGTGGCGTCAGGGGTAAATGTGGCGTCAAGTGAATGGCGATTCAGGGCAGGATCAAGGCAAACTGCCGTTAATATATTTAAAGTATTTTCCCACATGAGGCAGGCAGGGCTCAAGCCTTGTATAAGCATCTGCATGGGACATGCCCCCTGCATCTGTATCAAGCAACAAGTATTACGCTATAACACAGTGCGTGCCGCAGTGACGAACAAGAGCAGTGCTCTGCCCAATAACCTGACTCACGCAAAAGTTAAATAATGTAAAATGGCGACCAGATTTGAATTCCCCTGCATGGATGGAGAAATGCGGGGGCATCAAGCACTGTGACCATACTTAATTATCCTGAACATGAAAATTTTCACTGTCCTGTCGTTTTCTTTTTGCGCCCTTGGTGCCTTTGGTACCGCCCATGCCCAGGATATCTGGCCGGGCCAGATTGAACTGAACAAGAGCGCCCAAATCGGATTTGAAAAATACAAGGAACATAAAACCAAAAAAGCCTTTGCCGTTGCCCCGGATGGTGCCTGGGGTACAGGCTATGGCATGAGT
It encodes the following:
- a CDS encoding ATP-dependent endonuclease, yielding MKITSLKIANFRGINNVILEDLKDMVVIAGPNGCGKSCILDAIRLLKSVYGGYQHNEVHQWLSEFQINFTQDPEAFSGLMQDKTKEFEIAVTFELQQEEITYLQEHAERLIQETIWRQLAPELQGWSVVDTAPLATQIRARQGEVEERTKAALQQFISETRAKKVDARIWILPQLKQLNVLPSTALGIIFSVYKPNVIGVIEYNGAKRHYERESVQGVNLNLDPNQQIQRSQHALYNYGAKYSNVKGEMASIYVREALAKNAGVEFSEKQTLTNTLKELFQQFFPDKQFLGPVATKEGYLKFPVKTQSGTEHDLNELSSGEKEILFGYLRLRNSAPKNSVILLDEPELHLNPRLLRGLPSFYHKNLGISLNNQIWLVTHSDALLRESVGAGDFSVFHMSPSKGTNDNQVRLITMEIEMERAIVNLVGDLASYRPGAKVVILEGEDSEFDRKMIGALFPQFSNEVNTISGGNKTGVKRLREAMEKAARDGNIPIKVLSITDADLDETLVNDENSSWQWNVYHIENYLLEPSIIRKVLIDIRPGGNIPNEDQIYESLLQAAKECVHSLVRHVIQLEVNQQIVGLVNTKTNPKQSSIADNLFEVLSASKSRLDNAFQSSFTIDKLREREANLQTEFCAYLSNGLWKQKHRGRDILRRFSGQYVTEMKYEIFRNLIISKMASMGYQPPGMKSVIDSILAV
- a CDS encoding type II toxin-antitoxin system RelE/ParE family toxin gives rise to the protein MTYELVFNEAALKEWKKLDHTIQAQFKKHLIKRLQHPHVPSARLSGADMKNAYKIKLRDSGYRLVYEVNDNTITVLVLAVGKRDKSQAYEAARQRIQKIL
- a CDS encoding type II toxin-antitoxin system Phd/YefM family antitoxin, encoding MTMTNAIYANATVSITELRRNPGAVIEEAGIEPVAILNHNRATAYLVPADAFEVMMEKLEDIDLAELVRKRRHGKTVKVSLDDL
- a CDS encoding TIM-barrel domain-containing protein: MQMLIQGLSPACLMWENTLNILTAVCLDPALNRHSLDATFTPDATMHPPLRKTLIAGLVSTFISSLLASSPSTSHAAPLGNMRNLSVSAQRQIEFTTDEGSIVRISLLKPDLFRVWAGSKGQLLEAGDKAAPIVLKKDYADFPVSVTAPDGYQLVQTSAMALRIYRSPVRLALYKADNKTLLWEEKQPLELGDKASFQILSSTADEAFFGGGQQNGSYAFKGKQLEVSYSGGWEEGDRPSPAPFYMSSKGYGVLRNTWSNGSYDFRSNEYLSTSHQEKRFDAYYFVGDSIKDVLASYTELTGRAKLLPRWAYEYGDADCYNDGDNSKKPGTVPTGWSDGPTGKTPDVVAIVAAKYREHDMPGGWILPNDGYGCGYTNLPDTVAGLKKHGFRTGLWTENGVDKIAWEVGTAGTRAQKLDVAWTGKGYQFSLDANMAAAQGILDNSNARPFVWTVMGWAGTQRYAVTWTGDQSGSWDYIRWHIPTLIGSGLSGQAYATGDVDGIFGGSPETFTRDLQWKTFTPVLMGMSGWSKSERKHPWWFDEPYRSINRDYLKLKMRLMPYMYTYAHEAEQSGAPIVRGLMWDHPQDPNANNENYKYQFMLGKDFLVAPVYRSQAASKGWRKGIYLPQGQWIDYWDGRVVTADAKGKVIDQQVTLDKLPVMVRAGAILPMYPVALYDGQVPKDVLTLDIYPHGKSSFTLYEDDGESRQYQSGKSSLQTFSVDAPENRAGDISISVGAVNGSYQGMEQQRALQLQVHTRVQPDAVHFGEQTLQTYSNRADYNKASNGWYFDATEKYGTVHIKTAKLPVNQAYQFRLAVAANKQLATTADYPPAPDLGNSIAADSLIVLSRPAEEPGHPLEKAFDGKPGTWFRTVRDQSQKTGAHEFSLALGERRMINGFEIAPRNDKNWQYGQVKDFEIYLADTNGEWGKPIYTGQLKKQEGKQKVEFAAKAGRLFRFRVLSTHDQNDDGDAQDPMVLTSTGEAKPVKAYNAFNPVVVSPITISEFSILEKPAPEKAKLQTYLSDAVASAIAGNKNGYAKDQAYSVASAKSVKRDVSKQTGMQSSMQMNGLRFHKGLGVAGNSEISYQLKGDWQTFRADVGIDDSCRNNGGLQFQVWGDDKLLFDSGLITAPAVVKPELDIRGISKLKLKTTGVKATGKTEVCANWANASVIGFAGDGVGR